The region GTTCAGGTCTTTAAATGTAACTAAATATTTAGAGGCAATTGTGGTAAAAATTAGATTGTGTTAATTTTTAATAACCAAAAGTGTATTTCATCtaagttcttaaaaaataaattatgtatcaTTTTTAACCACTGCCCCAAAGGAAGGGCCAAAAGTCAGCAGTTTTATCAACAGGGAAGCTTAACATCTTGGTCATCTATATAGtttgaatttataaaatattattcattctaaatatattttatattacttaatttgtgatttttaaaacaaacattctAAAGAGATAGATCAGCTTTGTATGTTTTTCCAGGATGTATTTAATTTCGAGTGTCTACTATGCAATCTGTTTACTATAAATTTAGGTTATTATGAatatacctaggaataaaacaattaaaatgctGAAATTTCCTTGCATGTTAATGAGACTATATTTTTTCACAACTagattatatgtattatataatttcaTGCTGCTGTACAAAATACTTTATAATTATGAGAGCCTAATAGAGACCTCTTATTAGAGTGAAATATATTCAAACACCAGTATATAAGTCTTTATCATGTAAATTAGTTGTATGTTGATAGTAAATTTTAATATCAAATTCTGGCTTTTAAAATATTGCCAGTTTACAAATAACTATTCCTAAATGCCTGATAATAACTGCTAAAGGAAATAAGATGAGGTCACCAGTTGATTAACAAATAGGCTGAAACCACAGACAAAGCTTTCTATGTCccaaaatatacattaaatatcttactttctcttcttttgctgAATTGAAATTAGGAAGCTACCTAAAACTTTTTAGGAGACAGTAAAATAGTAGAATGACTGTTCCATTCCTTTTAAGAACAGTTGCCATACAGTCTTTTCCTATCTAATACAGGCACATCATTAATATGTTATGTTTTAGATAAATCAGTATCATTGGCAATGTAAAAAAcacttgctttttttaaaaaaacactttaatattcaataacattttaaattttcaagtgGAGGATTCTAAGCACTAAATACACCTAGTAACCCACATGAAataattgcaaagaaaaaaaatttttaattacttgGAAACTTGGGGCTTATCTGTTTGGAGAGAACGtgtgaaaattaataatttaagaaaataccAGGTTTGGATTTTTAAGAGATCATTTTTACACTGGTAAAATCAGCCTAGATGGAGTCTGGTGTGTGGAAGCATTTCTTTGAGGATTTAAAGAAGCTCATTCTCCTTCTTTTTAgctattaagaaaaattttaccCACATTTAATTTTACAGAATCAATACCCCAGGCACAGTTTATGAACATGACGAACCAAACAGAAGACTTACTTAAATCTCAagttccattttttattttaataaattcatgAAATTACACAACTCTTTATGGGAGACAGAGAGCTGAGTTGTCAGCGAATTTTGTACAAATAGTActcattctatttttattaatcaaTATATCCTACTTGATGGCTCGTTTAAGATATTCCATCATAGAAGCTCAATTTTTAGAAGTTTTCTTCTACTTTTACCTAATAGTACTCATCTGCTGCAACTGAGCCCTTCAAACTCCATCACATGGGTCCTCCCAAAGCACTCCTTCACCAAAAAAGTTACATAAATAGAAAGATGGATATTCTAAAATAGTCTTGTAGTAGGAGCGCTTGAAGGATTCTAccgttttttcttcttttctaggtTATGAAACTTGGAAATCCGGAGATTGCCAGGAGACTACTACTTAGAGGTGCTAATCCCGATTTGAAAGACCGAACTGGTTTCGCTGTCATTCACGATGCGGCCAGAGCAGGTTTCCTGGACACTTTACAGACTTTGCTGGAGTTTCAAGCTGATGTTAACATCGAGGATAATGAAGGGAACCTGCCCTTGCACTTGGCTGCCAAAGAAGGCCACCTCCCCGTGGTGGAGTTCCTTGTGAAGCATACGGCCTGCAAAGTGGGGCATCGGAACCATCAGGGGGACACCGCCTGCGACTTGGCCAGGCTCTACCGGAGAAACGAGGTCGTTAGCCTCATGGAGGGCAACCGGGCGGAGGGAGCTGCGAATCTGCAATGAATGTGGGGAGGGCTCTCCCACGCTGCCTTCTGTTTTGTCAGTTAATTGATTGGCTGTCCTATTTTAATATCATTTGTTAAAATTCAGTTTTGTCATATTTTAAGCAGTTAGTTAAAGCCTCTGAAACTGCCAAGTGGAAATCTTACTACAgctttatgaatatatttaagcAACATCTCTTTCACCTGCAAAACCCTGAATTCTAACATGTAATTGCAAAAGCTTTGGCtttcttctgaatattttatcTTTCCCTGACTTTTCTCCTTGCCTCTCCCTTTGCCAGTCTCAGTACCCAACTTGgagactttgtttttaaaatggtttgTCCTGATGCTTCTTTTGCCTgattaaaacacattttcaaaacagGACAATGTTTTCTGTGATTTCCACTCCTCTTATAATCCACACGTGATATGCTTCTTGCTAAGGAGAAGTAAACTGAAAGATCATGGTGTTTTAAGTCTTGACATTAGAACTAGACATATTCTATTGATGATCCagttaaatgcttttctttctctcctcatgCCTCCCAGCAAAGATTTTACTTGATGCCTAATATGTCTGCTTTAAAATAGAGTAAGAACACATTTTTTtggaaatcaaacctgaaatTACCTCTGTGTAGACTTATCCTAATATttgatcttccttttttctcaaaGTTAAGTCGTTGAAAAACAGGTTTCAGAAGTAACAATCTGGAATCAAATATATGTTAGCCCTAAAAGCCACTTCAAAAAGAAATTGCCATTAAAAAGTGCTtcccatttgttgatttttttaaatcacaaaatgaAACAATTGGTTAAATAGTATATTTCCCAAAAGTATACCATAAGTATGCTAAGTGTAACAATggctttttctccctaaaataccagaaatgtaaaattataaaagtttaaGTATTAAAATGCACTGCAAATACCAATATTGAGGTGATAAAAAGCTTAGCAAGAGCATATACATATTAATTACATATGTGTCATTATTTATTTAGGGGCTACAGTATAATATAGAAACTTTTACAGTAAATAAATAGGCCACTCCTACACGTAGTACTTGATTCCCTCAAAACTTTTTAGTAAAGACATATAAAACTCTTAATAATACAtctagttaaaaatttttttgaatgaaGTGGAAATATCAAATTTCCAAGAGAATTTTCCAGTATCTACTACttactattattttaaagatttcacCAAAGGATTTCAATGCAGTTACctcttataaatttataaatactttATTCATCGTCTCCCACATGAACAAAAATGTTTTACGTTAAAGGTCCCTCCTGTTTCATAAGCTCCCTGCCCTCActccaaaaagaacaaaatacttgaAGGTTTATTGAAGGACATGGTTCTGATGCTTGCCCTAACAAGGATTGGAAGGTTGCAGACAAGTGGTTTTcgataatttatttttcataatagtaTAAAAGAATATgcaagaaaaaaatccttttcattTGGCATTTTAAGTTCACCTTCCCTATGTCAAGTGCAACAAGACTTCAACTTCTGCCATCTCAAACCACAAGTtactgaataaatttatttttgatagcaacatgaaattaaatgtaaaacaCTTATTTTAAAGTTTGGGGGAAAAGTAGAAATTGAGATGATTATGAAAGAAAAGGGTGTATTTTGTATTTAAGAACTAGaatcaatatacaaaatacaCTGCTTGAGTAAGCTGAATACTTTCTAAACACAAGActattactaaaaataaaagtaatacttCTTACAAGTTGCAACTGTAAAGATAAATGTTTCTCAAAGTTGATTTAATGGACTTTTCAGTATCCACCAAGTATAAGCATTAAAATCGCTCTTTAGCTATTTCGAATATAGGATGTTCATTGAAGTTAAAAGAGCGGTCCTTCTGCGCTTGCTTTAGTCTCAGTCGGTCGGAGCACGAAGTGAGGAGAAGGAGCTCTATCTCTCTTCATCAGCCTAAAACTTGCCTAGACATTAAAACATCGCCACATTTCTTTGGTTCTTCGCAGGAAATAGCTTTGCTAATCTAAGTATTTTAGAAATGAGTTGTGTGGTCCCCTCTAGGAAATATGAAAAGCCATTATTCAATCTCTTAAAAACCTCGACAATATTCAGTAAGACAAATATACCGAAATGTATAGGATGGAAGAAACGGTACTGCAGAGTTTAACGGGGGTTTAATTTACAGCCAGCTGAGACCGGAAAGGATCTGAGCTTTTTCAGATGCAGAGTACAGAGGCAAGTACTAATCAATGGAGTAACCAGGGCCTCAGGGGACgaagacagagaaagagtggCGCGGCAGTAGGCAGAGATGCGTTTCTCAAACTCAGTTCATTCTCTGAGCCCGCATCCACGTCGGGAAACCAGGCTTACCTTTTGCTCAGTAAATTGAACCCCCGGCTTATATCTGGGGCAAAGCAGGGCCGGTGAGGGGTTGCGGCGAGGGTGGGGGAGAACACCAAAAGGACCTCAGTCCACGTTCTGGTCTccaagccaccaaggaaactgcattttatcattttttggtAGTAAATCAATAGTTCTCTGATAAACAATACACATCTCCTAATAGTGTGATGAGCTCCTACAAACACCACGCTGGGTGACCAATAAATGGACAAAATATTTCTGTCCCAGGAAAGCATTTCAGTTAGTAATATTGTAAATGTGCCTGATAATGTGGGTCAAACAAACGTTGTGGCCGTAGCCCCGGACTGGTTTCGAAATCTCAGTTCCCAAAAAGGTGCTTTCGGCTTTTGCCGGGGGAAGAAGTAATCGTCCAGAAGTGCTGAAAGAGCACAGTGCTGGAGCGAGAAAGGGTCGTAGTCACAGCCTTCCTGACTGCCCTAAGCGACCTTCATCAAAAAGGGGGGGTCGGGGGGTagcgtgggggggggggggggggaggggaaaagTCCGGGTCTTGGACTATGGAGACTGCTTTGATTTTTACACCACAATTTCAAAATAATCAGATTGACGTTAGGGACCTAATGAGAGGCTGGAGACAAGCTTCCAGCCTAAGAACCGGGGTAAAAAGGCTCTGCCCGTCGTCAACCCAAGTCCTCTATGGAGGGGCTGCAGAGTCATCCTTTCTGTTCCCTCGAAATTCTCCAGACTCCAACCGCAGCTCCCGGCTCCCTAGCGAGGAAGCTGGAGTCCAGAGCTCCCTCAGGGCGCGCAGAAaagcccggggtgggggtgggggagtttcAAAACCGTTAGCTCgcgttgtgtttttttttttcccctccctcgctaaggtttcttttcttttctcttcctgtccaaatatttcaaatttcCGCGCCTTAAATAACAGTCTccttttatttagttagtttcCTCGGCAGGTTTGGCCGCCCGCTTGTCTCTGCCCCCCAGCGGGCCCGGGGCGCCTTGGATGCCTCGGTGCTGCCTGCAGCCCCTGTGCGCTGCCCCCCGGCCCAGCCAGCGCGGCCCGGAGCGCGGCCGCCGGAGCCACAGCCCCCTCTTGCCGCGACCTCGCCTGACCCGACTCTCCCAGCACCCAGAGCCAACTAAGGCCGCCCCCTGCCCGGACGCTCGTCTGCTCCCAGCTCGAGACTTCCCTCCCCGGACTTTGGAGTCTCTTCTGCTTTGGGGTTTGGAACCCGGTCGCCCTGGAGCGGCTGAAGAGCCGCGGCGATAGGAAGGCAGCGGAGGAGGCCGGTGGCCGGAGactgccccagcccccaccccgcgGGTAACCTTGGAGGCGCCCTCGGAGTGAGTTGTGTGCGCTGCTGCGCCAGCCGGCTGGGGCAAGCGGGCGCACTGCGCGGCAGGCAGGAGGCGAGAgcgggggcgggagggggagAGGGCCCCGGTGCCTCACTGCAACCGCCACAGCGCCCCGGGTGCTACGGGCTGCCAGGGCGGCCAGGGTTCCCCGGCCCTGGCCCTCAGGCAGCGGCCCCTGAGGAGGCGGCGGCCATCCCTCTGGATGGTTCCGGCGACCTATGCCTGAGGACTGGGGCCGGAGGGCGACTTGGGAGCAGGGGCGAGCGGGCCGGTGAGTGCCTAGCTCTCCGCAGAGGTGAGCTGGCGGCGGGACCGGGCGCGGCGGCTGGAGCAACTCCATGCCCAAAGCCAATGCCAGcactccctcccccctccccccgtgACAGCTGAGGACAGCCGGGCTCCGAGCCTCACGTCCAACTGCGAGAAGGCAATTGCCTCTCCGGCTTCCCACCCTCTTCGACTGTCCGAAAAGTCCTATGGTGTTGCCTTTTACCCCCACAAATTATTAGACGTCCGGGACTGAAAATGCACATTCATTCGGAAAGACCCTCAGCTTGAAACACTGAGAATTGCAGGCCCGTCGGGACtttgggtggggctggggtgcgCAAAACACCTAGAAGTGGTCTTGTTTTTTCAACCCGGAATAGAGCCGAAAATCCAGTATGGATCTTCAGCGGTGcctgaaaagatgaaaaactCTGCAGATCTGGATATTCACTTGGTAAATCAAGTTTCCAGTGAAATGTTTTGCCATCTGCTATAGAAACATTGTGCGAGCTTCAGGTGTTACGATGTGGGTTTGGAATTTTCTGTGCTGTCTTTAATCCTCAAAGATATTCAATAACAGCATGGTAACACACCCGGCAAAGGAGCAGAGGTTATCCTTGCCACCACAGCACCTGCAAAAGCACAAGTGGGTCTCCTTCCTAAGTTCTAAAATGGCTTCAGGACGGTCCAGAGGTACCAGCACATAGGAGGAGAGGGACGGGGGGCTGGACGAGTTTGTACATTTTCTAAAACTACACAGATACTGTTATACTAAGAGTGTTTGATCtcatctctcctctctccagTCACCATTGGTCAAGGAAGATTTTCAGTGTTAGGCCTATTCAATAATTCAACTTACAgactttttctcttccctcccccccccccccccccccccaaaaaaaaaaaaaaaaaacacaacagtcaGCCAAAAACATCAGCTCTTTGGGGGAGGAAGTAAAAAAACCACCAATCCTTATCCAAACTACCCGTCATTTCTTTGAGCACCAAGAAGAAATCCTACATATAATCTatactgtgaaagaaaaaaataatttaccaGGACCTCAGATGCATTCAATTGATATAATTAAAGTGATATTAATTGccttttaacattaaaataatgGGACAGTTTGTGGAATTAATAggtgaaaagcttaaaaaaactGCATTGAAATGTTTCGAGATGGGAGCTTCTGCTCTCTATATTTCATAAGTGCAGTagttacttagaaaaaaaaactgatactTTATCTTGACCATATAAAGCAGTatcattctaattttattttagttatacACATTAGTTTTTCAGATTAGTTATAAGCAGAGTGAAAGTTCACATATAAAGCAAAACCaacatcttttaatgttaaaAGTTTAATTTAGAAATGCAACTAAATTATCACAACTATACTAAAGTACAGTTCACTCCCTTGTTTCTTCTAAGTGTACAGTTTGTACAGCTTGCTGGTAAAGAAGTCTGTCCTGGGTTTAAAATGTATGCCTTAGAAACAtaatttcctaaaggaaaaaataactcaCTATGCTTTAAGAATGATTATTCTATAATTTGGCTATTCTATACTATTGCTAATGTAGCAgtatcttcttttatattttggaactATTGTAAAAGCCATTTGGGCCCAAATTGTTCTTGTTCCAAAGTTTTCTTCTTCAGATATTTTTACTAAGAAGTGACTGTCCTTAATGATGTAGCAGGATTCTGATGCCCATTCTGTTAATTCAAGAACTTCACACTAGACTTATATACACatttaaatatgcatttcttcttttgtccAAGTTCAGAACAGATGTGGATGAACGTTAGCATTTGAAAGGCCTAGAATAATTAATTTGCAAATCAGTTATTACACTGTGATGAtgaaagatgaaattttaaaaatctcatataTCAAAAGAATAAATGGGATCACATTATTAAGTAGCATTTGATGTTGATTAATAGTACAGTATTACCTATCTCAAATTCAAATAAGAGATAGTGTGTATTGTGGAATAATTTTTAACTGTGAAAGATAGTTATGTAATACTCCTCTGATATATAAAAGGGGTTGAAGTCCAGAATATCTTTTTCAGTGTTACATAAGACATAATTAAAAtacattagttaaaaaaaaacttaactaCACTATCACCTATGTTTTTGGCT is a window of Ovis aries strain OAR_USU_Benz2616 breed Rambouillet chromosome 1, ARS-UI_Ramb_v3.0, whole genome shotgun sequence DNA encoding:
- the CDKN2C gene encoding cyclin-dependent kinase 4 inhibitor C, yielding MAEPWGNELASAAARGDLEQLTSLLQNNVNVNAQNGFGRTALQVMKLGNPEIARRLLLRGANPDLKDRTGFAVIHDAARAGFLDTLQTLLEFQADVNIEDNEGNLPLHLAAKEGHLPVVEFLVKHTACKVGHRNHQGDTACDLARLYRRNEVVSLMEGNRAEGAANLQ